A genomic stretch from Candidatus Bathyarchaeota archaeon includes:
- a CDS encoding nucleotide sugar dehydrogenase, with protein MSSIMNINKEDIDSFEKCGNYTVSVIECGKIGVPYACLFTDSGFRVIGVNTNPHALELLKKGQTLFLKEAYHTLERYMKEGVFTASSNARKTASESDIIVIAVQTAVDPKKKPDYSLLEKMCREVGMGLQKDSLVLFVCSTGPGIVEGSMREVLEKTSGLKAGVDFGLACSPIQANSLEPLSRVSNFSRVVGAIDESSLRIANLVLGRITKSNIMEVSSMKTAEAVNLFQNASNEASQALANELAFLCERLGIDFLEILKVANKSDTFHLPFPGILNSSARSDFFLLYEEAENINLNLRLTHLARKINEEIVDYTFRLAKDALKVCGKTVRRAKISVLGISQHPNIKEPPRILTRNIINLLKKKVRIVQIYDPFFSKKELTELGFEAEKLFKVVEKTDCIIILVGHSKFERLNLKKIKLLAKKSPAIVDISHVIDPLKAEKCGFVYRGLGRGVWTK; from the coding sequence ATGTCCAGCATAATGAACATTAACAAAGAAGATATTGACAGTTTCGAAAAATGCGGAAACTACACAGTCAGCGTCATCGAATGCGGCAAAATAGGCGTGCCTTATGCTTGTCTTTTTACAGACTCAGGGTTCAGAGTAATAGGCGTAAACACAAATCCGCACGCCCTTGAATTGCTAAAGAAGGGGCAAACTCTGTTTCTAAAGGAAGCCTATCACACATTAGAAAGATACATGAAAGAAGGAGTTTTCACTGCATCTTCTAATGCTAGAAAGACCGCATCGGAAAGTGACATCATTGTTATCGCCGTTCAAACGGCAGTTGACCCAAAGAAAAAGCCAGACTATTCGCTATTAGAAAAAATGTGCAGAGAGGTAGGAATGGGGCTGCAGAAAGATTCTTTGGTTCTGTTTGTCTGCTCCACAGGACCTGGAATAGTTGAAGGTTCTATGCGAGAGGTCTTAGAAAAAACATCTGGATTAAAGGCTGGCGTAGATTTTGGTTTGGCTTGTAGCCCCATTCAAGCGAATTCGCTGGAACCATTGAGCAGAGTTTCTAACTTCTCGAGAGTCGTAGGCGCTATTGATGAATCAAGCCTTAGAATAGCAAATCTTGTCTTAGGTAGAATAACCAAGTCGAATATTATGGAAGTCAGCAGCATGAAAACCGCCGAGGCAGTAAATCTTTTCCAAAACGCAAGTAACGAGGCCAGTCAAGCTTTAGCGAATGAGCTTGCATTCTTGTGCGAAAGGCTTGGAATTGACTTTCTTGAAATCTTGAAAGTTGCCAACAAAAGTGACACATTCCATCTGCCCTTTCCTGGCATCTTGAATAGTTCGGCTCGGAGTGATTTTTTCCTGCTTTATGAAGAAGCCGAAAACATTAACTTGAACCTCCGTCTGACGCATTTAGCTAGAAAGATAAATGAAGAAATTGTTGATTACACGTTCCGCCTGGCAAAAGACGCTTTGAAAGTTTGTGGCAAAACGGTTAGAAGAGCAAAAATTTCGGTTCTAGGGATTTCCCAACACCCAAATATCAAAGAACCACCTAGAATACTGACAAGGAACATCATTAATCTCCTCAAAAAGAAGGTGAGGATAGTGCAGATTTATGACCCGTTCTTTTCAAAAAAAGAGTTGACAGAGCTTGGCTTTGAAGCCGAAAAATTATTCAAAGTTGTTGAAAAAACGGATTGCATAATCATTCTAGTAGGCCATTCCAAGTTTGAGCGGTTGAACCTTAAAAAAATCAAGCTCTTGGCCAAAAAATCGCCAGCAATAGTGGACATCAGTCATGTAATAGATCCATTAAAAGCAGAGAAATGTGGATTTGTGTATCGTGGTTTAGGAAGGGGAGTTTGGACAAAATGA
- the guaA gene encoding glutamine-hydrolyzing GMP synthase, giving the protein MDMKIDTVLVLDFGGQYCHLIARRIRENNVYSEIVSHDISPTEIESWQKKVNVKGLILSGGPQSVFEPNTPKINHDILNLSLPVLGLCYGHQLIVHIMGGLVKSAEKREFGIACATIDNPVGVLKGLNSKEKVWMSHSDIVYSLTNEYEALAHTENCPVAAFRHKKGIVYGLQWHPEVVHTENGDKMLKNFLFEVCQCESNWTIEDFVEKAVDDTKKLLGTDRAIVAFSGGIDSSTVTALAAKAIGKNLTAVFVDHGFMRKSEPEFVENTFRKFNINFIAVDARQRFLQKLRGVIDPEQKRKVIGEEFVRVFEEEARKVGAEYLLQGTIYPDRIESGFGKFSDKIKTHHNVAGLPAKMEFKAIVEPLRDLYKDEVREVAERLGLPNRIVKRQPFPGPGLAVRIIGEVTEEKLDIVRKADRIVTDEIESAGFKDELWQYFAVLTDTKSTGVKGDSRAYGYMVAVRIVESREAMTASFAEIPYEVLEKISSRITNEIPDVTRVVYDITHKPPATIEWE; this is encoded by the coding sequence ATCGACATGAAAATAGACACAGTTCTAGTCTTAGATTTTGGCGGACAATACTGCCACCTAATAGCAAGGCGAATAAGAGAAAACAATGTCTACTCAGAAATAGTTTCCCACGATATCTCACCAACTGAAATAGAAAGTTGGCAAAAGAAGGTTAACGTTAAAGGTCTTATTTTATCGGGAGGCCCACAAAGCGTTTTTGAACCGAACACCCCAAAAATCAACCATGACATCCTCAATTTGAGCCTCCCTGTCTTGGGGTTATGTTATGGGCATCAATTAATAGTCCACATCATGGGAGGACTGGTCAAGTCCGCAGAGAAAAGAGAATTCGGCATCGCCTGTGCGACAATAGATAATCCCGTTGGTGTATTAAAAGGGTTAAATAGCAAAGAGAAAGTATGGATGAGCCACAGTGACATCGTCTATAGTCTAACAAATGAATATGAAGCCTTAGCTCACACCGAAAACTGTCCGGTCGCTGCTTTCCGCCACAAAAAAGGCATTGTTTACGGGTTGCAGTGGCACCCAGAGGTAGTTCACACAGAAAATGGAGACAAAATGCTGAAAAACTTTCTTTTTGAAGTGTGTCAATGCGAGTCAAACTGGACCATAGAAGATTTCGTGGAGAAAGCAGTAGACGATACAAAAAAATTGTTAGGTACTGATAGAGCAATAGTGGCGTTCAGTGGTGGCATAGATTCTAGCACAGTGACAGCCCTAGCCGCAAAGGCAATCGGAAAAAACCTAACAGCTGTATTTGTAGATCACGGTTTCATGCGGAAAAGCGAGCCAGAATTTGTCGAGAACACATTCCGAAAATTTAACATTAACTTCATAGCTGTTGATGCTAGACAAAGATTTTTACAGAAACTCCGAGGTGTAATCGACCCGGAGCAGAAACGAAAGGTTATCGGTGAAGAGTTTGTTCGCGTTTTCGAAGAAGAGGCAAGAAAAGTTGGTGCAGAATATCTTTTACAAGGGACAATTTACCCAGACAGAATTGAATCAGGATTTGGGAAGTTTTCGGACAAGATAAAGACGCATCACAATGTTGCTGGGTTGCCCGCGAAAATGGAGTTCAAAGCTATTGTTGAGCCATTAAGAGACTTGTATAAAGATGAGGTTCGGGAAGTTGCCGAAAGGTTAGGGTTACCCAATAGAATTGTTAAGAGGCAGCCTTTTCCAGGACCCGGTCTAGCTGTGAGAATAATAGGCGAGGTTACAGAGGAGAAGTTGGATATTGTGAGAAAGGCAGACAGGATTGTTACTGATGAGATTGAAAGTGCTGGTTTTAAGGATGAATTGTGGCAGTATTTTGCGGTGTTGACAGATACCAAAAGCACGGGGGTTAAAGGAGATTCTAGAGCGTATGGCTACATGGTTGCAGTGCGGATTGTTGAAAGCAGAGAAGCTATGACTGCTAGTTTTGCAGAGATTCCCTACGAAGTTCTTGAAAAGATTTCTTCGAGAATAACTAATGAGATACCTGATGTGACCCGAGTGGTCTACGATATTACTCACAAGCCACCTGCAACGATAGAATGGGAATAA
- a CDS encoding NDP-sugar synthase: protein MKALILAGGFGTRLRPLSCTRPKLLFPIANKPLLDLTLKKLAENGVKEAILAVNFMADVLEHVCGKSKHGIRLHYSRDMPPKPKTACSSQRALGTGGPIKQAEKLLGRKKPFLVLNGDILTDANYSEIMEQHKSNDCIATIALRRVKNPSRYGVVKLTKENRITRFVEKPSKKAPSNLANAGIYILEPDIFNYILPGKRCSIEREIFPKLAEEGELFGHEIKGLWVDVGKPTDYIKANKLWLEARMETSNNYLEARIGKKVEIKEAVAIEENVAVGEKSIIGPNVSLGKKVFVGRDVHMKDSIIFPNTIISDFTTIKGAIIGESVTIGKKVIIERGCLIGDNTVIRDNITLTHDVKICPSKEISESILTPRCIM from the coding sequence TTGAAAGCTTTAATCTTGGCAGGAGGATTCGGAACAAGACTACGCCCCTTAAGTTGCACAAGACCAAAACTCCTCTTTCCAATAGCCAACAAGCCACTTCTCGACTTGACGCTTAAAAAACTAGCAGAAAACGGCGTAAAGGAAGCAATACTAGCCGTCAACTTCATGGCCGACGTCCTTGAACACGTCTGCGGTAAGTCAAAACATGGAATAAGACTTCATTACTCAAGAGACATGCCACCAAAACCTAAAACCGCATGCTCTTCGCAAAGGGCGTTAGGAACAGGGGGTCCCATAAAACAGGCTGAAAAGCTGCTAGGAAGAAAAAAGCCTTTCTTAGTGCTAAACGGCGACATCTTGACCGACGCTAATTACTCAGAAATTATGGAACAACACAAAAGCAACGACTGCATAGCAACCATAGCACTCCGCAGAGTCAAGAACCCAAGCCGCTATGGGGTAGTGAAACTAACAAAGGAAAATCGCATCACAAGGTTTGTAGAAAAACCATCTAAAAAAGCGCCGAGCAACTTAGCAAACGCCGGCATCTACATTCTCGAACCAGACATCTTCAACTACATCCTGCCAGGTAAACGATGTTCCATAGAACGGGAAATATTCCCAAAGCTTGCAGAAGAAGGAGAACTTTTCGGTCACGAGATTAAAGGCTTGTGGGTTGATGTTGGGAAGCCAACAGATTACATTAAAGCAAACAAGCTTTGGCTTGAGGCAAGAATGGAAACAAGCAACAATTATTTGGAAGCGAGAATTGGAAAGAAAGTGGAAATCAAGGAAGCAGTGGCTATTGAAGAAAATGTGGCTGTGGGAGAAAAATCGATTATAGGCCCAAACGTGTCTCTTGGAAAAAAGGTTTTTGTAGGGAGAGATGTTCACATGAAAGACTCCATCATTTTCCCCAATACCATAATTTCAGATTTTACGACCATCAAAGGAGCAATAATAGGCGAGTCTGTCACTATCGGAAAAAAGGTGATAATCGAAAGAGGATGCTTAATAGGCGACAACACAGTAATTCGAGACAACATCACTCTCACCCACGATGTCAAAATATGCCCCTCGAAAGAAATCTCAGAAAGCATACTCACACCCAGATGCATTATGTAA
- the glmM gene encoding phosphoglucosamine mutase produces the protein MEKSRRLFGTNGIRAVVNEELTPEFAIRIAEAIGTFFKRGRILLGYDNRVSNIMLANAVTSGLVSTGCNVYDVGMAPTPSIQYAVKNRQMDGGVMITASHNPPKYNGIKVMAKDGVEISRQQEVKIENIFFENQVDRVDWCRVGHVYVLLRVLDEYKEAVKKHVDVVAIRKKHYHVVVDAANGVGGLVTPYLLRELSCRVTTINADIDGTFPSRMSEPRPENLQDLATTVKTVGADFGVAFDGDADRSIFVDEKGEIQWGDRTFALIEKHFLQANSGETIVTPVSSSQVVKDIAEKYGGKLVWTKVGSTIVSYTMKRLKAKLGGEENGGVFYGPHQPVRDGAMTTALILDIMAKTERKLSQLLGELPHYYLEKGKIKCPNEKKTLVLKKLVADVKHLNPETIDGVKLWLPNKSSILIRPSGTEPIYRFYAEAETKERAYTLVKEYKRKLQQIIIP, from the coding sequence ATGGAAAAGTCAAGACGATTGTTTGGAACAAACGGGATCCGCGCAGTAGTTAACGAGGAATTAACGCCAGAGTTTGCAATAAGAATTGCAGAAGCCATTGGCACATTCTTCAAACGAGGCAGAATTCTCCTAGGATATGACAACAGAGTCAGCAATATTATGCTAGCAAACGCGGTCACAAGTGGGCTGGTTTCAACAGGCTGCAACGTCTATGACGTTGGAATGGCACCTACGCCCAGCATCCAATATGCAGTTAAGAATCGCCAAATGGACGGCGGCGTCATGATTACAGCCTCTCACAACCCACCCAAATATAATGGAATAAAAGTGATGGCAAAAGACGGCGTAGAAATTTCAAGGCAACAAGAGGTTAAAATCGAAAACATATTCTTTGAAAACCAAGTCGACCGCGTTGACTGGTGTAGAGTTGGACACGTATACGTCTTGCTCAGAGTCTTGGACGAATACAAAGAGGCTGTGAAAAAGCATGTTGATGTTGTTGCAATTAGGAAAAAACATTACCACGTTGTGGTGGACGCTGCCAACGGCGTAGGCGGCTTAGTAACACCATACTTGCTTAGAGAGCTAAGCTGCCGAGTCACCACTATAAACGCAGACATTGATGGAACATTCCCAAGTAGAATGTCAGAACCTAGACCAGAAAATCTACAGGACTTGGCAACAACGGTGAAGACCGTTGGGGCAGATTTCGGCGTTGCTTTCGATGGTGATGCAGACCGCTCCATCTTCGTAGACGAAAAAGGAGAAATACAATGGGGAGATCGCACCTTCGCCCTGATAGAAAAACATTTTCTACAAGCAAACAGCGGAGAAACAATTGTCACGCCTGTAAGCTCTTCACAAGTAGTCAAAGACATCGCAGAAAAATATGGCGGCAAGCTAGTCTGGACAAAGGTTGGAAGCACCATCGTCTCATACACCATGAAGAGATTGAAGGCAAAATTGGGAGGAGAAGAAAACGGAGGCGTATTTTACGGCCCCCATCAGCCAGTACGAGACGGTGCAATGACAACAGCTTTAATCTTGGACATAATGGCGAAAACTGAGAGAAAGTTATCTCAATTGCTGGGCGAATTGCCTCATTATTATCTTGAGAAAGGCAAAATAAAATGCCCAAACGAAAAGAAAACTTTGGTCCTTAAAAAATTGGTTGCAGATGTCAAACACTTAAATCCTGAAACCATCGATGGCGTAAAATTATGGTTACCAAATAAAAGCTCCATCCTCATAAGACCAAGCGGAACCGAACCCATATACCGATTCTACGCCGAAGCAGAGACAAAAGAAAGAGCGTACACATTGGTTAAAGAATATAAGCGAAAACTGCAACAAATCATAATCCCTTAA
- a CDS encoding Gfo/Idh/MocA family oxidoreductase, producing MNKQLGVAVIGVGFWGKNHARVFSELSETELVAVCDVNVERAKVIAEQYGAEVYGDSRKLLKREDVEAVSICTWTMAHAAEAMRTLKAEKHVLVEKPLASTIREARRIVDFAKQKDRHLMVGFIERFNPGIQRAKDALKKGEIGELVSATAKRVSRWPERIGDVGVVKDYAIHEIDVMRKIFEEDPTTVYARVGNLKHIKFEDYAQIMLTFKRGKTAFIEANWLTPDKIRNLTLTGSDAIMSLNYLTQEITVETLEETLKPRYEWKEPLKLELQHFARSILEDKEPEVTGVDGLKALVIAEAAIKSSKKGIAIKLKLDKM from the coding sequence ATGAACAAGCAACTTGGCGTTGCAGTTATCGGCGTAGGTTTCTGGGGTAAAAATCACGCTAGAGTGTTTAGTGAACTCTCAGAGACTGAACTCGTTGCAGTTTGTGATGTTAATGTAGAAAGAGCAAAAGTCATTGCTGAACAATACGGCGCCGAAGTGTATGGCGACAGTCGGAAATTGCTTAAACGAGAAGATGTTGAAGCAGTTAGCATTTGCACATGGACAATGGCCCACGCAGCCGAAGCTATGAGAACGTTGAAAGCGGAAAAGCATGTACTGGTTGAGAAGCCTTTAGCTAGCACAATCAGAGAAGCAAGAAGAATTGTAGACTTCGCAAAACAAAAGGACAGACACTTGATGGTGGGTTTCATAGAAAGATTCAACCCGGGTATCCAACGAGCCAAAGATGCTTTGAAAAAAGGAGAGATCGGCGAACTTGTCTCAGCTACTGCCAAACGGGTTTCGCGGTGGCCTGAAAGAATAGGCGATGTAGGAGTTGTGAAAGACTATGCAATTCACGAAATAGATGTCATGCGGAAAATCTTTGAAGAAGACCCGACAACGGTTTATGCAAGAGTTGGAAATTTGAAGCATATAAAGTTTGAAGACTACGCCCAGATAATGCTCACGTTTAAGCGTGGAAAAACGGCTTTTATTGAAGCAAACTGGTTGACACCTGATAAAATTAGAAATTTGACGCTCACAGGCAGCGACGCGATAATGTCACTCAATTATCTCACGCAAGAAATAACCGTGGAAACTCTAGAAGAGACATTGAAGCCACGATATGAATGGAAAGAACCGTTAAAACTGGAGTTGCAGCATTTTGCAAGAAGCATACTTGAAGATAAAGAGCCAGAGGTCACAGGTGTCGACGGGTTAAAGGCCTTAGTAATCGCTGAAGCTGCTATAAAATCCTCCAAAAAAGGCATCGCAATAAAACTGAAGCTTGACAAAATGTGA
- a CDS encoding Trm112 family protein: MKKKLMDILACPIDKYHPLELHVFEEKEEIVEGLIVCPKCLRWYPIRDEIPEMLPDELRDEKDELPFLKKWKNKISKKILTEGKPFNLEAKIRKKH, from the coding sequence ATGAAGAAAAAGTTGATGGATATTCTGGCTTGCCCCATCGACAAATACCATCCACTCGAGCTTCACGTTTTTGAGGAGAAAGAAGAAATCGTTGAAGGATTAATCGTCTGTCCAAAATGTCTGCGCTGGTACCCAATCCGCGATGAGATTCCCGAAATGTTGCCAGACGAACTTCGCGATGAAAAAGACGAACTGCCCTTCTTGAAAAAGTGGAAAAACAAAATTTCCAAAAAAATTCTTACAGAAGGCAAACCATTCAATTTAGAAGCAAAAATCAGAAAGAAACACTAG
- a CDS encoding HD domain-containing protein: MHHNWNHILRDLANGVILGEKEGANVKIVLVSVLLHDIGRLYPAKGKDHHTLGIEFAPRHLANSGFTKEFLHRDGTKTRREKFYEGG; the protein is encoded by the coding sequence ATGCATCATAACTGGAACCATATACTGCGTGACCTCGCCAATGGCGTAATCCTCGGTGAGAAAGAAGGAGCCAACGTGAAGATTGTTCTAGTAAGCGTCTTATTACATGACATCGGTAGACTTTACCCTGCGAAAGGAAAGGATCACCATACCTTAGGCATAGAATTTGCTCCAAGGCACCTCGCAAACTCCGGTTTCACGAAAGAATTTCTACACAGAGACGGGACGAAGACCAGGCGAGAAAAGTTTTACGAAGGCGGCTAA